The proteins below come from a single Psychrobacter sp. PL19 genomic window:
- a CDS encoding transporter substrate-binding domain-containing protein: protein MLAGCSGGQDSADDNAAASTDATAVTTEEVLRIGTEGAYAPFNFTNADGTLGGFDVDMANAICADMQVTCEITAQDWDGIIPGLKAGKYDAIVAAMSVTPERAQQVSFTDPYFSNSLVFLAKKDSSFDPSDSSDINAQSIAAQRSTVSSQWLEGAYPKADMKLYDTLSNAFLDLESGRVDAMISDKLPAIEWLSSPTGSNYALKGDEIDINDNFAIAVRPGDELQAKINKSLANIKANGTYDEINQKYFAVPVSATQ, encoded by the coding sequence ATGTTAGCAGGTTGTAGTGGGGGTCAAGATAGCGCTGATGATAATGCTGCTGCTAGTACAGACGCCACAGCTGTAACCACAGAAGAAGTGTTACGTATCGGCACAGAAGGGGCTTATGCGCCTTTTAACTTTACCAATGCTGATGGTACGCTTGGTGGCTTCGATGTCGATATGGCCAACGCTATATGTGCTGACATGCAAGTCACTTGTGAGATTACTGCTCAAGATTGGGACGGTATCATCCCTGGTCTCAAAGCCGGCAAATATGACGCGATTGTAGCGGCTATGTCAGTGACACCTGAACGGGCGCAGCAAGTTAGCTTTACCGATCCGTACTTTAGTAATAGCCTAGTATTTTTGGCCAAAAAAGACAGCAGTTTCGATCCTAGTGATAGCAGCGATATCAATGCGCAATCCATTGCCGCTCAGCGTTCTACGGTTTCTTCACAGTGGTTGGAAGGTGCGTATCCAAAAGCAGATATGAAGCTATACGATACGCTTAGCAATGCCTTTTTGGACTTAGAGTCAGGCCGTGTTGATGCTATGATATCTGATAAACTACCAGCCATAGAATGGCTTAGCTCGCCCACAGGCAGTAATTATGCTTTGAAAGGGGATGAGATTGATATCAATGATAATTTTGCGATAGCAGTACGTCCTGGTGATGAGCTACAAGCAAAGATCAATAAATCGTTAGCGAATATAAAAGCCAATGGCACTTATGATGAAATCAATCAAAAGTACTTTGCCGTTCCGGTCTCCGCAACGCAGTAA